Proteins from a genomic interval of Rosa chinensis cultivar Old Blush chromosome 2, RchiOBHm-V2, whole genome shotgun sequence:
- the LOC112189922 gene encoding 1-aminocyclopropane-1-carboxylate synthase 7 has translation MAIEIEQPSSSVELSKIAVSDTHGEDSPYFAGWKAYDENPYDESSNPSGVIQMGLAENQVSFDLVEEYLEQHPEASNLGSKGFRENALFQDYHGLLSFRKAMASFMEQIRGGRAKFDPSRIVLTAGATAANELLTFILADPGDALLVPTPYYPGFDRDLRWRTGVNIVPIHCDSSNSFQITPQALEAAYNEAETMNMKVRGVLITNPSNPLGATIQTVVLQQILDFVTEKNIHLVSDEIYSGSAFSSSEFVSIAEILEAQQYKNSERVHIVYSLSKDLGLPGFRVGTVYSYNDKVVTTARRMSSFTLISSQTQQLLASMLSDKEFTENYIKTNRERLRKRYDMIIEGLKSAGIESLKGNAGLFCWMNLGPFLDTPTREGELAIWNSMMYEVRLNISPGSSCQCSEPGWFRVCFANMSEQTLEVALKRIHNFMEQRERRH, from the exons ATGGCTATAGAGATTGAGCAACCCTCTTCTTCTGTTGAGCTATCAAAAATAGCTGTTTCTGATACTCATGGGGAAGACTCTCCATATTTTGCAGGCTGGAAAGCATACGATGAAAACCCTTACGATGAATCAAGTAACCCTTCTGGAGTTATACAGATGGGACTTGCAGAGAATCAA GTTTCATTTGATTTGGTGGAAGAGTACCTGGAACAACATCCAGAAGCTTCCAACTTGGGATCAAAAGGGTTTAGAGAAAATGCCTTGTTTCAAGACTACCATGGCCTTTTGTCTTTCAGAAAGGCAATGGCAAGTTTCATGGAGCAAATCAGAGGAGGAAGAGCCAAGTTTGACCCGAGTAGGATAGTCCTCACTGCTGGCGCAACCGCAGCGAATGAGCTGTTGACTTTCATTCTTGCTGATCCTGGTGATGCTTTGCTAGTTCCAACCCCATACTACCCAGG ATTTGATAGAGATTTGAGGTGGAGGACTGGAGTGAACATTGTACCAATCCACTGTGACAGCTCCAACAGTTTCCAGATTACTCCTCAAGCTTTAGAAGCTGCATATAATGAAGCAGAAACGATGAACATGAAAGTGAGAGGGGTCCTAATTACGAATCCATCCAACCCATTAGGTGCAACAATCCAAACGGTAGTCCTTCAACagattcttgattttgtcaCCGAAAAGAACATCCATCTTGTTTCTGATGAAATCTACTCTGGATCCGCCTTCTCATCTTCCGAATTCGTAAGTATCGCAGAGATTCTTGAAGCCCAGCAGTATAAGAATTCTGAAAGAGTTCACATTGTTTATAGCCTTTCCAAAGACCTTGGTCTTCCCGGTTTTCGAGTTGGCACAGTATACTCATACAATGACAAAGTTGTAACAACAGCAAGAAGAATGTCTAGCTTCACCTTAATATCTTCTCAAACACAACAACTCTTGGCTTCCATGTTATCCGACAAGGAATTCACCGAAAATTACATCAAAACCAATAGAGAGAGGCTGAGGAAGAGATATGATATGATCATTGAAGGCTTAAAGAGCGCCGGAATTGAGTCCTTGAAGGGTAATGCTGGCTTGTTTTGCTGGATGAATTTGGGTCCATTCTTGGACACACCAACAAGGGAAGGTGAACTGGCTATTTGGAATTCTATGATGTATGAGGTGAGGCTAAATATATCTCCAGGTTCTTCTTGCCAGTGCTCTGAACCAGGTTGGTTCAGGGTATGCTTTGCCAACATGAGTGAGCAGACACTTGAAGTGGCACTAAAAAGAATACACAATTTTATGgaacaaagagagagaaggCACTAG